The Meiothermus cerbereus DSM 11376 DNA window CCTGGGGCTTGCTGCGTGAGCGCTTGAGCCAGGGCCAGACCCTGGGGGTGCTGCTTTCGCTGGTGGCCATTGCCCTGATTGCCTCGGGCTGATGGGTGGTTGGGTCTTGGGGCTTCAGCTTTCGACCCCAGGCCGGTAGGCTGTTGCTATGCGTCTGATTACGGTGTTTGGTTCGTCCAGGGTACAGCCGGGTACACCCGCTTTTGCCGAGGCCCACGCCTGGGGTCTGGCCATTGCCCAGGCCGGTTTTGGCGTGGCTACCGGCGGCTACAACGGGGCTATGGAGGCCGTCTCGCAGGGCGCCAAGGAGGGCGGGGGGCTGGTGGTGGGCATCACCGCGCCCAGCCTCTTCCCCCAGCGCGACGGGCCCAACCTGCACGTGGATCTGGAGCTGCCCTCCTCCTCACTGCTCACCCGCATCGAGCGGCTCATTGACGTGGGCATGGCCTGTCTGGCCCTGCCGGGCGGGGTGGGTACCCTGGCCGAGATACTGGCGGCCTGGAACCTGAACCATATTGCCCAGCTACACGGCAAGCCCCAAAAGCCGCTGGGGGTGCATGTGGGGTGGCTCGAGGTCCTACGGCCCGGCCTCGAGGTCACCCCGGAAAACCTCGGCCTGCTTATCCCCATTGACTCACTGCAAAGCCTGCAAGACTTCCTGAAGGGGCTCGCTAACGCTCCAGCACCCGGAAGGTAAAGCTCACCTCGAGGCGGATGTTTTCGTCCACACTCAGCACCGAGAGTACGCGGGGCTGGGTTAGGCCAAAGTCGCGGAAGGTGAAGCGGGTGCGGGCCTGCAATGTGGCGGTATCGCCGCGAAACTCCACCTCGCCCTCCCAGGTGACGCTTTTCTGCACCTCGCGGATCTTCAGCTCGCCCACAATCTGCACGCTGGCCTTGCCGCTTGTGGGCAGCGGAAAGCTCAGGCCGCGCACCTCCCGGGGTACGAACTCGGCCAGGGGGTACTGGGCGGTGTTGAGGGTGTTGCGGCGGATGAAATTGTCGCGTCGGGCTTCGTCGCTGGTGAGGGCCGAAAGATCTACGGCAAAACGCGAGCCCTCGAGGGCCCGCCCATTCCGGTCGAGCCGTACCAACCCCAGCACCTGCTTGCTGACCCCCACCGCATCGGTGGGGAAGTTGATGCCTGCAAGCTGTTCGCGCACCCGGTAGCGGGCCTCGCTCTGGGCCGGGACGAGCTCGAGCCGGCTCTGGGACAGCGCGACCCCGCACAAAAGCAGCAGTGCGAAAAGCCGCGACATAACCCCCCCTTACTTTTTGGACAACAGGGCAATCAGGTTCTTGAGGTTATCGGCCGTGCGGGGCTGTTCCTTGAAGGGATTGTAGGGCTTGCCCTGGGTTATGGCCTGGAAGAACCCCCCTGGCCCGCCCTGGCGCGGCTGGCCCTGGAAATTGCCCTGACCGGCCTGGGGGTTCTGCCCCCCGGCCTCACGCCGCTGGCGAGCCTCCTCCCGCTGCTGGAGGATGGTCTGGTCGATCCACTTGAGCTGGGCCGGGGTGAGGATGCTGTCCTCGATGGTGCTCAGCATCTTGCTGGCATCGGCGGGCTTCAGGTCGGCGCGGTTTTGCAGGTCGCGCAGGATGGGCAGCAGCTTCTGGGCCTGGGCCTTGGTAAAAGCCAGGCCCCGCTGCTTGTCCAGCTCGTCCAGAAGCCCAATGGTAGCCACCAGATCCAGCACCGGACGGTAGGCCTCGAGCCGCTGCCGCATCTCCGGACTGAGGTTGGGTGGCCCGCCCTGGGCCAGAGCCAGGCCCAGCGCCAGCATCACCAAAAGACTCAACCATTGTTTCATCTTTCCTCCTTGCGTGAAGAGTTTGCCAGGGATTTGTGTAGAAGCCATAAAGAGCTGGGGTCGGCCCCGGGCTACTCGTAGCGGAGCGACTCCACCGGGTCGAGCCGGGCGGCCCTCGAGGCCGGATAAAACCCGAAGAACACCCCCACCGCCACCGAGAACACGAAGGCCAGCACCATGCTGAAGGGGTCGAAAATGGGGGTGACACGCAAAAACTGGCCCACGCTGCCGGCCATCGCCAGACCCAAAAAGATGCCCAGCACCCCGCCCCCCACCGAGAGCACCACCGACTCCACCAAAAACTGGGTCAGGATATCGCGGGGCTTGGCCCCCAGGGCCTTGCGGATGCCGATCTCGCGGGTGCGCTCGGTTACCGAGACCAGCATGATGTTCATAATGCCGATGCCGCCCACCAGCAGGCTAATTCCGGCCACCCCGCCCAGAAAGAGGGTCATGGTCTGGGTCACCTGGTTCACCGAGGCCAGCGCGTCGGCCTGGTTCTGCACGCTAAAGTCGTACTGGCTGGGGTCGGTGATTTTGCGGCGCAGGGCCATAAAGTCGGTAAGCTCTTGCTGCAAGCGGGTGAGCGAGTCCTTGTCGGGGGCCTGCACGTAGATGGCGTTCACCCTGGGCTCGCCGGTGCTGCTGCGGGAAAGGCGCTGCAGGAAGGTCGAAAGCGGCACCATCACCTGGTAGTTGGGGCTGGCAAAGCCCGAGTCGCCCTTGTCGGGCAGCACCCCCACCACCGTAAAGGAGATGCCCGCAATGCGCAGGCGCTGCCCCAGAGGATCCTGGCCGCCGAACAAGTCCTGGGCGATGCCGTAGCCGATCACCGCCACCCGGCGGCGGCTTTGCAGGTC harbors:
- a CDS encoding ABC transporter permease, coding for MSASMVTQAPKKVRSHAAGMNLWQVFRIAWRAILGNPLRSVLTTLGVIIGVAAVVALTMVGQGSTANITRTLQSLGTNLLTIGSNTGGRGGGFGLVRFGGPQTITLADAEAVKSAFAGRLAGVAPALQSNQQIKVGANNLNATVIGTWPDYAGVRNAQPAQGSFFSEADLQSRRRVAVIGYGIAQDLFGGQDPLGQRLRIAGISFTVVGVLPDKGDSGFASPNYQVMVPLSTFLQRLSRSSTGEPRVNAIYVQAPDKDSLTRLQQELTDFMALRRKITDPSQYDFSVQNQADALASVNQVTQTMTLFLGGVAGISLLVGGIGIMNIMLVSVTERTREIGIRKALGAKPRDILTQFLVESVVLSVGGGVLGIFLGLAMAGSVGQFLRVTPIFDPFSMVLAFVFSVAVGVFFGFYPASRAARLDPVESLRYE
- a CDS encoding LOG family protein, with translation MRLITVFGSSRVQPGTPAFAEAHAWGLAIAQAGFGVATGGYNGAMEAVSQGAKEGGGLVVGITAPSLFPQRDGPNLHVDLELPSSSLLTRIERLIDVGMACLALPGGVGTLAEILAAWNLNHIAQLHGKPQKPLGVHVGWLEVLRPGLEVTPENLGLLIPIDSLQSLQDFLKGLANAPAPGR
- a CDS encoding YceI family protein, translating into MSRLFALLLLCGVALSQSRLELVPAQSEARYRVREQLAGINFPTDAVGVSKQVLGLVRLDRNGRALEGSRFAVDLSALTSDEARRDNFIRRNTLNTAQYPLAEFVPREVRGLSFPLPTSGKASVQIVGELKIREVQKSVTWEGEVEFRGDTATLQARTRFTFRDFGLTQPRVLSVLSVDENIRLEVSFTFRVLER